A window from Piliocolobus tephrosceles isolate RC106 chromosome 11, ASM277652v3, whole genome shotgun sequence encodes these proteins:
- the LOC111547463 gene encoding cytochrome P450 20A1 isoform X3, which translates to MQLESVLRNIIKERKGRNFSQHIFIDSLVKGNLNDQQILEDSMIFSLASCIITAKLCTWAICFLTTSEEVQKKLYEEINQVFGNGPITPEKIEQLRYCQHVLCETVRTAKLTPVSAQLQDIEGKIDQFIIPRETLVLYALGVVLQDPNTWPSPHKFDPDRFDDELVMKTFSSLGFSGTQECPELRFAYMVTTVLLSVLVKRLHLLSVEGQVIETKYELVTSSREEAWITVSKRY; encoded by the exons ATGCAACTGGAGTCTGTTTTAAGGAACATCATAAAAGAACGAAAAGGAAGGAACTTCAGTCAACATATTTTCATTGACTCCTTAGTAAAAGGAAACCTTAATGACCAACAG ATCCTAGAAGACAGTATGATATTTTCTCTGGCCAGTTGCATAATAACTGCAAAAT TGTGTACCTGGGCAATCTGTTTTTTAACCACCTCTGAAGAagttcaaaaaaaattatatgaagagATAAACCAAGTTTTTGGAAATGGTCCTATTACTCCAGAGAAAATTGAGCAGCTCAG atattgTCAGCATGTGCTTTGTGAAACTGTTCGAACTGCCAAACTGACTCCAGTTTCTGCCCAGCTTCAAGATATTGAAGGAAAAATTGACCAATTTATTATTCCTAGAgag accCTCGTCCTTTATGCCCTTGGTGTGGTACTTCAGGATCCTAATACTTGGCCATCTCCACACAA gtttGATCCAGATCGGTTTGATGATGAATTAGTAATGAAAACTTTTTCCTCGCTTGGATTCTCAGGCACACAGGAGTGTCCAGAGTTGAG GTTTGCATATATGGTGACCACAGTACTTCTTAGTGTATTGGTGAAGAGACTGCACCTACTTTCTGTGGAGGGACAAGTTATTGAAACAAAGTATGAACTGGTAACATCGTCAAGGGAAGAAGCTTGGATCACtgtctcaaagagatattaa